A single genomic interval of Mycolicibacterium sp. MU0053 harbors:
- a CDS encoding SDR family NAD(P)-dependent oxidoreductase, whose product MPQNEELRFDGEVVIVTGAGRGLGRQYALLFAERGASVVVNDAGFTPDGGPGDDDVAGAVVAEIRERGGRALADTTDVSIDGGAESIVQAAMDAFGTVSAVVNNAGVITYASFDELTLAQWQRMDEVTMGGAFRMSKAVWPVFKRNACGRIVNTTSAAGFAGSDFLAHYGAAKLGVAGLTKCLAIEGANSGIKVNAIAPMAVTRMNSEQFFGGAQTPGDDWQDDIRKGVVPIGPPSIVAPTVVWLAHRSTEVSGDVFSTTSGRVARVGFVIGSGYFNPIHRPEDLRDNVEQIRDLSTFIDPVTLNDEGPVIAKLFSAD is encoded by the coding sequence ATGCCGCAGAACGAAGAGCTCAGGTTTGACGGAGAGGTTGTCATAGTAACCGGCGCGGGCCGTGGGTTAGGGCGGCAGTATGCGCTGCTGTTCGCCGAACGTGGAGCAAGCGTGGTGGTCAATGATGCTGGCTTCACCCCGGATGGAGGCCCCGGTGATGACGACGTTGCTGGCGCGGTCGTTGCGGAGATCCGTGAACGAGGCGGTCGGGCGCTGGCGGACACCACCGACGTATCGATCGACGGCGGAGCCGAGTCGATCGTTCAGGCGGCGATGGACGCTTTCGGCACGGTCTCAGCGGTGGTGAACAACGCGGGGGTGATCACCTACGCGTCGTTCGACGAGCTGACTTTGGCTCAGTGGCAGCGAATGGACGAAGTGACAATGGGCGGCGCATTCCGCATGTCGAAGGCGGTGTGGCCCGTCTTCAAGAGGAACGCTTGCGGACGTATCGTCAACACCACATCGGCCGCCGGCTTCGCCGGCAGCGATTTCCTCGCCCACTACGGTGCCGCGAAACTGGGCGTCGCAGGGCTGACCAAGTGCTTGGCCATCGAAGGTGCGAACAGCGGTATCAAAGTCAACGCCATCGCTCCGATGGCCGTCACCCGGATGAACAGTGAACAATTCTTCGGAGGAGCGCAAACCCCCGGCGATGACTGGCAAGACGACATTCGAAAGGGTGTTGTTCCCATCGGGCCGCCATCCATCGTGGCCCCAACCGTTGTCTGGCTGGCACACCGGAGTACCGAAGTCTCCGGTGATGTCTTCAGCACTACCTCCGGCAGAGTCGCGCGGGTCGGATTCGTGATCGGTTCCGGATATTTCAATCCCATCCACCGGCCAGAAGACCTGAGAGACAACGTTGAGCAGATCCGAGACCTTTCAACGTTCATCGACCCGGTAACACTCAACGATGAAGGCCCCGTGATCGCGAAGTTGTTCAGTGCCGATTGA
- a CDS encoding DUF2628 domain-containing protein has protein sequence MPNAPDSTEFSTAWQQRFAFYRQYGPIGSTQAAKDAYRTLPLGTKLCLGFNIWAFLFVPFYFLAKGMWRKALTLLGVSVALGVMSVLLGLPDSWDRALAAGYAGAIATVANWAYYLHVVEGSQSWNPLEGLRRK, from the coding sequence ATGCCGAATGCACCGGATTCCACCGAGTTTTCGACTGCCTGGCAGCAGCGGTTTGCCTTCTACCGGCAGTACGGCCCGATCGGTTCCACCCAGGCGGCTAAGGACGCCTATCGCACGCTGCCGCTCGGTACAAAGCTGTGCCTCGGGTTCAATATCTGGGCGTTTCTGTTCGTTCCGTTCTACTTCCTGGCTAAAGGCATGTGGCGCAAGGCATTGACGTTGCTGGGCGTATCGGTGGCGCTGGGAGTGATGTCGGTGCTGCTGGGGTTGCCGGACAGTTGGGACCGCGCACTTGCCGCCGGTTATGCCGGTGCCATTGCGACGGTGGCGAACTGGGCCTATTACCTCCACGTGGTCGAGGGCAGCCAGTCCTGGAATCCGCTCGAGGGACTTCGGCGCAAGTGA
- a CDS encoding IS3 family transposase (programmed frameshift) yields the protein MPKEQSPGKPTTRRYSAEEKAAAVRMVRTLREELGTEQGTVARVARQLGYGIESVRSWVRQADIDDGHAPGVSTSESQRVKDLEQEIRELKRANEILKRAAKFLRGGARPPTQEIVDFIDAQRGEFGVEPICTVLRSAGLQVAPSTYYDVKTRPLSARAQRDAVLGPALHQLWKDNYCVYGAHKLWKTARRAGHDVGRDQVARLMRAAGIEGVRRGKRIRTTKPDPTAARHPDLVKRKFTAIAPNQLWVTDLTFVPTWAGVAYVCFIVDAYSRMIVGWRVASHMRTSTVLDAIEMARWSRGNTLPHLVCHSDAGSQFTSIRYGERLAEIGAVPSIGTVGDSFDNALAETVNGYYKAELIYGPARTGPWKTVEDVELATLSWVYWHNTSRLHSYLDDLPPTEFEAAFYDASRTDQALVGIQ from the exons ATGCCGAAAGAACAGTCGCCTGGGAAGCCCACGACACGCCGTTACAGTGCTGAGGAGAAGGCTGCCGCGGTGCGGATGGTCCGCACGCTGCGAGAAGAGTTGGGGACCGAGCAGGGCACGGTGGCGCGGGTCGCTCGCCAGCTCGGGTACGGCATCGAGTCGGTGCGATCTTGGGTGCGTCAGGCCGACATCGACGACGGACATGCACCTGGGGTATCTACCTCCGAGTCTCAGCGGGTCAAGGATCTCGAGCAGGAGATTCGAGAACTCAAGCGTGCCAACGAGATCCTGAAACGAGCGGCGA AGTTTCTTCGGGGCGGAGCTCGACCGCCAACACAAGAAATAGTCGATTTCATCGACGCCCAACGGGGCGAGTTCGGGGTCGAGCCCATCTGCACCGTCCTGCGTAGCGCAGGTCTGCAGGTGGCCCCGAGCACCTATTACGACGTCAAAACCCGCCCCCTGTCGGCGCGAGCGCAGCGCGATGCGGTCCTGGGGCCGGCGCTGCATCAACTCTGGAAGGACAACTACTGCGTCTACGGCGCCCACAAACTCTGGAAAACCGCCCGGCGTGCTGGTCACGACGTCGGCCGCGATCAGGTGGCCCGGCTGATGCGGGCCGCAGGCATCGAAGGAGTCCGGCGCGGCAAACGTATCCGCACCACCAAACCTGATCCGACGGCGGCCCGGCATCCGGATCTGGTCAAGCGCAAGTTCACCGCGATCGCCCCGAATCAGCTCTGGGTGACCGATCTGACGTTCGTGCCGACCTGGGCCGGGGTCGCGTATGTGTGCTTCATCGTCGATGCCTACTCACGGATGATCGTGGGCTGGCGAGTAGCCTCGCATATGCGCACTTCGACGGTGCTCGATGCAATCGAAATGGCGCGGTGGTCACGCGGAAACACGCTGCCACACTTGGTATGTCACTCCGATGCCGGGTCTCAGTTCACGTCCATTCGCTATGGAGAGCGTCTGGCAGAGATCGGCGCGGTGCCCTCAATCGGAACCGTTGGCGATAGCTTCGATAACGCCCTCGCGGAGACGGTGAACGGCTACTACAAGGCCGAGTTGATCTACGGACCGGCCCGCACCGGGCCGTGGAAGACCGTCGAGGATGTCGAGCTTGCCACCCTCAGCTGGGTGTACTGGCACAACACGAGCCGACTCCACAGCTACCTCGACGACCTACCTCCGACGGAGTTCGAAGCCGCGTTCTACGATGCATCACGGACCGACCAAGCCCTGGTCGGAATCCAATAG
- a CDS encoding formate/nitrite transporter family protein, which yields MSYVSPTDFVGKMIDSGESKAHMSTRDILIRAYMAGAILAIAAAFAVTITVQTGSALLGAVLFPVGFCLLYLLGFDLLTGVFTLVPLALLDKRRGVTVRTVLRNWGWVFLGNLAGALTVAFMMAIVFTYGFSIDPNEVGQRLGEIGHSRTVGYAEHGAAGMLTLFIRGVLCNWMVSTGVVAAMMSTSVSGKVLGMWMPVMLFFYMGFEHSVVNMFLFPSGLMLGGDFSIADYLIWNEIPTVLGNLVGGVAFVGLTLFATHARTAAPRFGLPVVAPAEPVEPKKVSA from the coding sequence ATGTCCTATGTCAGCCCGACCGACTTCGTCGGCAAGATGATCGACTCCGGCGAGTCCAAGGCCCACATGTCCACCCGCGACATCCTGATCCGGGCCTACATGGCCGGCGCGATCCTGGCGATCGCCGCGGCCTTCGCCGTCACCATCACCGTGCAGACCGGCAGTGCGCTGCTGGGCGCGGTGCTGTTCCCGGTCGGCTTCTGCCTGCTCTACCTGCTTGGCTTCGACCTGCTCACCGGGGTGTTCACGCTGGTGCCCCTCGCGCTGCTGGACAAGCGTCGCGGCGTGACCGTGCGCACGGTGCTGCGCAACTGGGGCTGGGTGTTTCTCGGCAACCTCGCCGGCGCGCTCACCGTCGCGTTCATGATGGCGATCGTCTTCACCTACGGGTTCAGCATCGATCCCAACGAGGTGGGGCAACGCCTCGGCGAGATCGGGCACAGCCGCACCGTCGGATACGCCGAGCACGGCGCCGCAGGCATGCTCACCCTGTTCATCCGCGGCGTGCTGTGCAACTGGATGGTTTCCACCGGGGTGGTCGCGGCGATGATGTCCACCAGCGTGTCGGGCAAAGTCCTCGGGATGTGGATGCCCGTCATGCTGTTCTTCTACATGGGCTTCGAGCACTCGGTGGTCAACATGTTCCTGTTCCCGTCGGGCCTGATGCTCGGCGGCGACTTCTCGATCGCCGACTACCTGATCTGGAACGAAATCCCCACGGTGTTAGGCAATCTCGTGGGCGGCGTGGCCTTCGTCGGGCTTACACTGTTCGCGACCCATGCGCGCACGGCGGCGCCCAGGTTCGGGCTGCCCGTCGTGGCGCCAGCCGAGCCCGTCGAACCGAAGAAGGTCAGCGCATGA
- the cynS gene encoding cyanase: MTPIMDKAEAAALVVAARIRKKLRWADIAAELDAPPAWCVAALLGQHPLSAEQAERVCTLLDLDDAVRESLQVQPARGIDPALQSDPTIYRFHEALAVYGPAIKELIHEEFGDGIMSAINFKLDVSRRPDPDGDRVVVTFDGKFLDYRW, translated from the coding sequence ATGACACCCATCATGGACAAAGCCGAGGCCGCCGCCCTGGTCGTCGCCGCCCGCATCCGCAAGAAACTCCGTTGGGCCGACATCGCCGCCGAACTGGACGCCCCGCCGGCCTGGTGCGTCGCGGCGCTGCTGGGCCAGCACCCGCTCTCCGCCGAGCAGGCCGAGCGGGTCTGCACATTGCTCGATCTGGACGACGCGGTGCGCGAGAGCCTGCAAGTGCAGCCGGCGCGCGGAATCGACCCGGCGCTGCAGTCCGACCCCACCATCTACCGCTTCCACGAAGCGCTGGCGGTCTACGGGCCCGCGATCAAGGAGCTCATCCACGAGGAGTTCGGCGACGGCATCATGAGCGCCATCAACTTCAAACTCGATGTGAGTCGTCGCCCGGACCCCGACGGTGACCGGGTGGTGGTCACCTTCGACGGGAAGTTCCTCGACTACCGCTGGTAA
- a CDS encoding acyl-CoA synthetase — protein MINGPSGFRQQLQHISEAGRAAKRLVGTGILDLRDLPGTVRGAKLVRVYGPQATMAIQGGRRFPALPAIVDERGTLTYGQVDEQSWALAHALSSLGVVEGSVVGVLCRDHRGLVIAMAGCGKLGARMVLMNTGFAKPQFAQVCEREKVTVVLHDSEFVGLLDALPPDLPRVLTWVDDGTELPAGAHTLDELVASNSTAPLSPPSRAGGSVILTSGTTGMPKGAPRDTVSPLATAQIVDRIPFPRKGTMVIVSPIFHSTGWATYTVGAALGNKIVTARRFNAEGTLKLIADHQAEMLVAVPTMLHRMVELDAETRAKYDTSSLRVILIAGAALSPDLCARVQDTFGDVLYNMYGSTECAIATVAQPAELRAAPGTAGRAPITCEVVLYDDNDRRVEGAHRRGRIFIRNGAPFQGYTDGRTKQIIDGYMSSGDMGHFDENGLLFVDGRDDDMIVSGGENVFPQEVENLLEDRADIAEVAVVGVDDVEFGKRLRAFVVAEPGAAPDATQIKQYVKDNLARHKVPRDVVFIDELPRNATGKLLRRVLVEMDVDG, from the coding sequence ATGATCAACGGACCGAGCGGTTTTCGGCAGCAGCTGCAGCATATCTCGGAGGCGGGGCGGGCCGCGAAGCGACTCGTCGGCACCGGCATCCTGGATCTGAGAGATCTGCCCGGCACCGTGCGGGGGGCCAAGCTTGTTCGGGTCTACGGACCACAAGCGACGATGGCCATCCAGGGCGGCCGCAGGTTCCCCGCCCTGCCGGCGATCGTCGACGAGCGCGGGACGCTGACGTACGGACAGGTCGACGAGCAGTCCTGGGCGTTGGCGCATGCCCTGTCCTCGCTCGGTGTCGTCGAGGGCTCGGTGGTCGGCGTGCTGTGCCGCGATCACCGGGGCCTGGTCATCGCGATGGCCGGGTGCGGCAAGCTCGGCGCCCGGATGGTGCTGATGAACACCGGGTTCGCCAAGCCGCAGTTCGCGCAGGTCTGCGAACGGGAGAAGGTGACGGTGGTACTGCACGACAGCGAGTTCGTGGGCCTGCTCGACGCGCTGCCCCCGGACCTCCCCCGCGTGTTGACCTGGGTGGACGACGGCACCGAGTTGCCCGCGGGCGCGCACACCCTCGACGAACTCGTCGCCTCGAACTCCACCGCGCCGCTGTCGCCGCCGAGTCGCGCCGGCGGCTCGGTCATCTTGACCAGCGGGACCACCGGCATGCCGAAAGGCGCGCCACGCGACACCGTGTCACCGCTGGCGACGGCACAGATCGTCGACCGAATTCCGTTCCCCCGCAAGGGAACCATGGTCATTGTCTCGCCGATCTTCCACAGCACGGGATGGGCCACCTACACCGTGGGCGCCGCGTTGGGCAACAAGATCGTGACCGCCCGCCGGTTCAACGCCGAAGGCACCCTGAAGCTGATCGCCGACCACCAAGCCGAAATGCTGGTGGCGGTCCCGACGATGCTGCACCGCATGGTCGAACTCGACGCCGAGACCCGCGCCAAGTACGACACCTCGTCGCTGCGGGTGATCCTGATCGCCGGCGCGGCGCTGAGTCCTGACCTGTGCGCCCGGGTCCAGGACACCTTCGGTGACGTGCTCTACAACATGTACGGCTCCACCGAGTGCGCCATCGCCACCGTGGCCCAGCCGGCCGAGTTGCGCGCCGCGCCCGGCACCGCCGGGCGGGCCCCGATCACCTGTGAAGTGGTGCTCTACGACGACAACGACCGGCGCGTCGAGGGCGCGCACCGTCGGGGCCGGATCTTCATCCGCAACGGTGCCCCGTTTCAGGGGTACACCGACGGCCGCACGAAACAGATCATCGATGGCTACATGTCCAGCGGCGACATGGGCCACTTCGACGAGAACGGACTGCTGTTCGTCGACGGCCGCGACGACGACATGATTGTCTCCGGCGGCGAGAACGTGTTCCCGCAGGAGGTGGAGAACCTGCTCGAGGACCGCGCCGACATCGCCGAGGTGGCCGTGGTCGGCGTCGACGACGTCGAGTTCGGAAAGCGGTTGCGGGCCTTCGTCGTTGCCGAGCCCGGCGCCGCACCGGACGCCACGCAGATCAAGCAGTACGTGAAGGACAACCTGGCCCGGCACAAGGTGCCCCGCGACGTGGTGTTCATCGACGAGTTGCCCCGCAACGCCACCGGCAAGCTGCTGCGCCGGGTTCTCGTCGAGATGGACGTCGACGGCTGA
- a CDS encoding carbonic anhydrase — MTVPADLTIRTETPRADISDADLALAELKQGNQRFVEGRMMHPDQSLEARQSVSQGQSPFAIVLSCSDSRLPPEVVFDQGLGDLFVVRVAGNIVDPAGMGSIEYAVGHFGTPLIVVLGHQNCGAVSATLESIQQHAEPHGDVAALITAITPAVAVAQKRSGNLLTNSIQANMEQSRDQIMASGELKPAFDSGKLKVVLGYYSLADGTVAIT, encoded by the coding sequence GTGACGGTCCCCGCGGACCTCACCATCCGCACCGAGACACCGCGAGCCGACATCTCGGATGCCGACCTGGCGCTGGCGGAGTTGAAACAGGGCAATCAGCGATTCGTCGAGGGGCGCATGATGCACCCCGACCAGTCGCTGGAAGCCCGGCAGTCGGTGTCACAGGGTCAGTCGCCGTTCGCGATCGTGTTGAGCTGCTCGGACTCCCGGCTACCGCCGGAGGTCGTTTTCGACCAGGGTCTCGGCGACTTGTTCGTCGTCCGGGTGGCCGGCAACATCGTCGACCCGGCGGGGATGGGCAGCATCGAATACGCGGTCGGGCACTTCGGCACGCCGCTCATCGTGGTCCTCGGGCACCAGAATTGCGGTGCGGTGTCGGCGACCCTCGAGTCCATCCAGCAGCATGCGGAGCCGCACGGTGACGTCGCGGCACTGATCACTGCGATCACCCCCGCCGTGGCGGTGGCCCAGAAGCGCTCGGGGAATCTGCTGACCAACTCCATCCAGGCCAACATGGAGCAGTCCCGTGACCAGATCATGGCGTCGGGGGAACTGAAGCCCGCGTTCGACTCGGGCAAGCTGAAGGTGGTGCTCGGCTACTACAGCCTGGCCGACGGCACGGTGGCGATCACCTGA